In Canis lupus dingo isolate Sandy chromosome 1, ASM325472v2, whole genome shotgun sequence, a single genomic region encodes these proteins:
- the RASGRP4 gene encoding RAS guanyl-releasing protein 4 isoform X1, translating into MNRKDSKRKSHQECPGKTAGRGRPRQARRHKTCPSPREISKVMASMALGMLNEGGCSEDELLEKCIQSFDSAGSLRRGDHILNMVLAMHSWVLPSAHLAARLLTLYQEATGDTQELRRLQICHLVRDPKSTPRESSAQDTCFRELLHAQPQPTISKTTLRYWLTQHPETVHQEPQLEEVIGRFWATVEEKGNSAQRSLGDSSNLLSPGGPGPPLPLSSPGLGKKRKVSLLFDHLETGELAQHLTYLEFRSFQAITPQDLRGYVLQGSVRGCPALEGSVGLSNSVSRWVQVMVLSRPGPAQRAQVLDKFIQVAQSLYQLQNFNTLMAVTGGLCHSAISRLKDSHAHLSPDSTKALLELSELLAAHNNYARYRRTWADCTGFRLPVLGVHLKDLVSLHEAQPDRLPDGRLHLPKLNNLYLRLQELAALQRQHPPCSASEDLLHLLTLSLDLFYTEDEIYELSYAREPRCPKSLPPSPFKAPLVVEWAPGVTPKPDRVTLGRHVEQLVESVFKNYDPEGRGTISQEDFERLSGNFPFACHGLHPPPRQGNGSYSREELTGYLLRASAICSKLGLAFLHSFHEVTFRKPTFCDSCSGFLWGVTKQGYRCRDCGLCCHKHCRDRVKVECKKRPGVKGDVSPPGAPVPPTPVAHASCGPEDNLSYTLSLEPETGCHLCHAWTQTEPPNPSWEPETVRRNCPLPPPSTGYGETRPFAWGNPSQCGEA; encoded by the exons ATGAACAGGAAAGACAGCAAGAG GAAGTCCCACCAGGAATGCCCAGGAAAGACAGCAGGGCGGGGCCGGCCCCGACAGGCCCGGCGCCACAAGACGTGCCCCAGCCCCCGGGAAATCAGCAAGGTCATGGCTTCCATGGCTCTGGGCATGCTGAACGAGGGCGGCTGCAGCGAAGATGAGCTGCTGGAGAAATGCATCCAGTCCTTCG ACTCAGCTGGCAGCCTGCGCCGTGGGGACCACATTCTCAACATGGTACTGGCCATGCACAGCTgggtgctgccttctgcccaccTCGCTGCCCGTCTGCTGACCTT GTACCAGGAGGCCACAGGGGACACACAGGAGCTGAGGCGGCTGCAGATCTGTCACCTGGTCAG AGACCCCAAGTCCACACCTAGAGAGTCCTCAGCCCAAGACACCTGTTTTAGAGAGCTTCTGCACGCCCAGCCTCAGCCCACCATCTCTAAAACCACACTCAGATACTGGCTGACCCAACACCCTGAGACGGTACACCAAGAGCCTCAGTTAGAAGAGGTTATAGGTCGCTTCTGGGCCACTGTGGAGGAGAAGGGCAACTCTGCCCAGAGGAGCCTGGGAGACTCCTCCAACCT CCTGAGCCCAGGTGGCCCGGGCCCCCCGCTCCCCCTGAGCAGCCCAGGCCTAGGCAAAAAGCGCAAAGTGTCCTTGCTTTTCGACCACCTGGAGACGGGGGAGCTGGCTCAGCATCTCACCTATCTGGAGTTCCGGTCCTTCCAGGCGATCACG ccccaggacctGCGGGGCTACGTTTTGCAGGGCTCCGTGCGGGGCTGCCCGGCCCTGGAGGGATCCGTAGGGCTCAGCAACAGCGTGTCCCGCTGGGTGCAGGTCATGGTGCTGAGCCGTCCCGGGCCCGCACAGCGCGCGCAAGTGCTGGACAAGTTCATCCAGGTGGCACAG AGTCTCTACCAGCTACAGAATTTCAACACACTGATGGCGGTCACCGGGGGCCTGTGTCACAGTGCAATCTCCAGACTCAAGGACTCCCATGCCCACCTGAGCCCTGACAGCACCAAG GCCCTGCTAGAGCTGTCTGAGCTTCTTGCTGCCCACAACAACTACGCCCGTTACCGCCGCACCTGGGCCGACTGCACGGGCTTCCGGCTGCCTGTCCTCGGTGTGCATCTCAAAGATCTGGTGTCCCTGCACGAGGCACAGCCTGATAGGTTGCCTGATGGCCGCCTGCACCTACCCAAACTCAACAACCTCTACCTGCGGCTGCAGGAGCTAGCCGCCCTCCAGAGGCAGCACCCCCCCTGCAGTGCTAGCGAGGACCTGCTGCATCTGCTCACG ctttcCCTGGATCTCTTCTACACGGAGGATGAGATCTATGAACTTTCTTACGCTCGAGAACCCCGCTGTCCCAAGAGTCTG cCACCCTCCCCCTTCAAGGCACCCCTGGTGGTGGAGTGGGCCCCTGGCGTGACACCCAAACCCGACAGGGTCACCCTGGGTCGGCATGTGGAGCAGCTGGTGGAG TCTGTGTTCAAGAATTATGACCCTGAAGGCCGAGGAACTATCTCTCAGGAGGACTTTGAGCGACTCTCAGGCAACTTCCCCTTTGCCTGCCATGGGCTTCACCCACCCCCCCGCCAGGG GAATGGCTCCTACAGCCGAGAAGAGCTGACGGGGTACCTGCTCCGGGCCAGCGCCATCTGCTCCAAGCTGGGCCTGGCCTTCCTGCATAGCTTCCATGAGGTCACCTTCCGCAAGCCCACCTTCTGTGACAGCTGCAGTGGCTTT CTCTGGGGCGTCACCAAGCAAGGCTACCGCTGTCGGG ACTGTGGGCTGTGTTGCCATAAACACTGCAGGGACCGCGTGAAGGTTGAGTGTAAGAAGAGGCCAGGGGTCAAGGGTGAtgtgagccccccaggagcccctgtcccACCTACCCCAGTTGCCCATGCTAGCTGTG GTCCAGAGGACAATCTCTCCTACACATTATCCCTGGAACCTGAAACAGGGTGCCACCTTTGCCATGCTTGGACCCAGACCGAACCCCCAAACCCTTCCTGGGAACCAGAGACGGTGAGGAGgaactgccccctgcccccaccatcaACTGGATACGGGGAGACCAGGCCATTTGCTTGGGGGAACCCAAGCCAATGCGGGGAAGCATAG
- the RASGRP4 gene encoding RAS guanyl-releasing protein 4 isoform X3, with the protein MNRKDSKRKSHQECPGKTAGRGRPRQARRHKTCPSPREISKVMASMALGMLNEGGCSEDELLEKCIQSFDSAGSLRRGDHILNMVLAMHSWVLPSAHLAARLLTLYQEATGDTQELRRLQICHLVRYWLTQHPETVHQEPQLEEVIGRFWATVEEKGNSAQRSLGDSSNLLSPGGPGPPLPLSSPGLGKKRKVSLLFDHLETGELAQHLTYLEFRSFQAITPQDLRGYVLQGSVRGCPALEGSVGLSNSVSRWVQVMVLSRPGPAQRAQVLDKFIQVAQSLYQLQNFNTLMAVTGGLCHSAISRLKDSHAHLSPDSTKALLELSELLAAHNNYARYRRTWADCTGFRLPVLGVHLKDLVSLHEAQPDRLPDGRLHLPKLNNLYLRLQELAALQRQHPPCSASEDLLHLLTLSLDLFYTEDEIYELSYAREPRCPKSLPPSPFKAPLVVEWAPGVTPKPDRVTLGRHVEQLVESVFKNYDPEGRGTISQEDFERLSGNFPFACHGLHPPPRQGNGSYSREELTGYLLRASAICSKLGLAFLHSFHEVTFRKPTFCDSCSGFLWGVTKQGYRCRDCGLCCHKHCRDRVKVECKKRPGVKGDVSPPGAPVPPTPVAHASCGPEDNLSYTLSLEPETGCHLCHAWTQTEPPNPSWEPETVRRNCPLPPPSTGYGETRPFAWGNPSQCGEA; encoded by the exons ATGAACAGGAAAGACAGCAAGAG GAAGTCCCACCAGGAATGCCCAGGAAAGACAGCAGGGCGGGGCCGGCCCCGACAGGCCCGGCGCCACAAGACGTGCCCCAGCCCCCGGGAAATCAGCAAGGTCATGGCTTCCATGGCTCTGGGCATGCTGAACGAGGGCGGCTGCAGCGAAGATGAGCTGCTGGAGAAATGCATCCAGTCCTTCG ACTCAGCTGGCAGCCTGCGCCGTGGGGACCACATTCTCAACATGGTACTGGCCATGCACAGCTgggtgctgccttctgcccaccTCGCTGCCCGTCTGCTGACCTT GTACCAGGAGGCCACAGGGGACACACAGGAGCTGAGGCGGCTGCAGATCTGTCACCTGGTCAG ATACTGGCTGACCCAACACCCTGAGACGGTACACCAAGAGCCTCAGTTAGAAGAGGTTATAGGTCGCTTCTGGGCCACTGTGGAGGAGAAGGGCAACTCTGCCCAGAGGAGCCTGGGAGACTCCTCCAACCT CCTGAGCCCAGGTGGCCCGGGCCCCCCGCTCCCCCTGAGCAGCCCAGGCCTAGGCAAAAAGCGCAAAGTGTCCTTGCTTTTCGACCACCTGGAGACGGGGGAGCTGGCTCAGCATCTCACCTATCTGGAGTTCCGGTCCTTCCAGGCGATCACG ccccaggacctGCGGGGCTACGTTTTGCAGGGCTCCGTGCGGGGCTGCCCGGCCCTGGAGGGATCCGTAGGGCTCAGCAACAGCGTGTCCCGCTGGGTGCAGGTCATGGTGCTGAGCCGTCCCGGGCCCGCACAGCGCGCGCAAGTGCTGGACAAGTTCATCCAGGTGGCACAG AGTCTCTACCAGCTACAGAATTTCAACACACTGATGGCGGTCACCGGGGGCCTGTGTCACAGTGCAATCTCCAGACTCAAGGACTCCCATGCCCACCTGAGCCCTGACAGCACCAAG GCCCTGCTAGAGCTGTCTGAGCTTCTTGCTGCCCACAACAACTACGCCCGTTACCGCCGCACCTGGGCCGACTGCACGGGCTTCCGGCTGCCTGTCCTCGGTGTGCATCTCAAAGATCTGGTGTCCCTGCACGAGGCACAGCCTGATAGGTTGCCTGATGGCCGCCTGCACCTACCCAAACTCAACAACCTCTACCTGCGGCTGCAGGAGCTAGCCGCCCTCCAGAGGCAGCACCCCCCCTGCAGTGCTAGCGAGGACCTGCTGCATCTGCTCACG ctttcCCTGGATCTCTTCTACACGGAGGATGAGATCTATGAACTTTCTTACGCTCGAGAACCCCGCTGTCCCAAGAGTCTG cCACCCTCCCCCTTCAAGGCACCCCTGGTGGTGGAGTGGGCCCCTGGCGTGACACCCAAACCCGACAGGGTCACCCTGGGTCGGCATGTGGAGCAGCTGGTGGAG TCTGTGTTCAAGAATTATGACCCTGAAGGCCGAGGAACTATCTCTCAGGAGGACTTTGAGCGACTCTCAGGCAACTTCCCCTTTGCCTGCCATGGGCTTCACCCACCCCCCCGCCAGGG GAATGGCTCCTACAGCCGAGAAGAGCTGACGGGGTACCTGCTCCGGGCCAGCGCCATCTGCTCCAAGCTGGGCCTGGCCTTCCTGCATAGCTTCCATGAGGTCACCTTCCGCAAGCCCACCTTCTGTGACAGCTGCAGTGGCTTT CTCTGGGGCGTCACCAAGCAAGGCTACCGCTGTCGGG ACTGTGGGCTGTGTTGCCATAAACACTGCAGGGACCGCGTGAAGGTTGAGTGTAAGAAGAGGCCAGGGGTCAAGGGTGAtgtgagccccccaggagcccctgtcccACCTACCCCAGTTGCCCATGCTAGCTGTG GTCCAGAGGACAATCTCTCCTACACATTATCCCTGGAACCTGAAACAGGGTGCCACCTTTGCCATGCTTGGACCCAGACCGAACCCCCAAACCCTTCCTGGGAACCAGAGACGGTGAGGAGgaactgccccctgcccccaccatcaACTGGATACGGGGAGACCAGGCCATTTGCTTGGGGGAACCCAAGCCAATGCGGGGAAGCATAG
- the RASGRP4 gene encoding RAS guanyl-releasing protein 4 isoform X2, producing the protein MNRKDSKRKSHQECPGKTAGRGRPRQARRHKTCPSPREISKVMASMALGMLNEGGCSEDELLEKCIQSFDSAGSLRRGDHILNMVLAMHSWVLPSAHLAARLLTLYQEATGDTQELRRLQICHLVRDPKSTPRESSAQDTCFRELLHAQPQPTISKTTLRYWLTQHPETVHQEPQLEEVIGRFWATVEEKGNSAQRSLGDSSNLLSPGGPGPPLPLSSPGLGKKRKVSLLFDHLETGELAQHLTYLEFRSFQAITPQDLRGYVLQGSVRGCPALEGSVGLSNSVSRWVQVMVLSRPGPAQRAQVLDKFIQVAQSLYQLQNFNTLMAVTGGLCHSAISRLKDSHAHLSPDSTKALLELSELLAAHNNYARYRRTWADCTGFRLPVLGVHLKDLVSLHEAQPDRLPDGRLHLPKLNNLYLRLQELAALQRQHPPCSASEDLLHLLTLSLDLFYTEDEIYELSYAREPRCPKSLPPSPFKAPLVVEWAPGVTPKPDRVTLGRHVEQLVESVFKNYDPEGRGTISQEDFERLSGNFPFACHGLHPPPRQGNGSYSREELTGYLLRASAICSKLGLAFLHSFHEVTFRKPTFCDSCSGFLWGVTKQGYRCRDCGLCCHKHCRDRVKVECKKRPGVKGDVSPPGAPVPPTPVAHASCGPEDNLSYTLSLEPETGCHLCHAWTQTEPPNPSWEPETVPLPKTGSPPAQSSKLNS; encoded by the exons ATGAACAGGAAAGACAGCAAGAG GAAGTCCCACCAGGAATGCCCAGGAAAGACAGCAGGGCGGGGCCGGCCCCGACAGGCCCGGCGCCACAAGACGTGCCCCAGCCCCCGGGAAATCAGCAAGGTCATGGCTTCCATGGCTCTGGGCATGCTGAACGAGGGCGGCTGCAGCGAAGATGAGCTGCTGGAGAAATGCATCCAGTCCTTCG ACTCAGCTGGCAGCCTGCGCCGTGGGGACCACATTCTCAACATGGTACTGGCCATGCACAGCTgggtgctgccttctgcccaccTCGCTGCCCGTCTGCTGACCTT GTACCAGGAGGCCACAGGGGACACACAGGAGCTGAGGCGGCTGCAGATCTGTCACCTGGTCAG AGACCCCAAGTCCACACCTAGAGAGTCCTCAGCCCAAGACACCTGTTTTAGAGAGCTTCTGCACGCCCAGCCTCAGCCCACCATCTCTAAAACCACACTCAGATACTGGCTGACCCAACACCCTGAGACGGTACACCAAGAGCCTCAGTTAGAAGAGGTTATAGGTCGCTTCTGGGCCACTGTGGAGGAGAAGGGCAACTCTGCCCAGAGGAGCCTGGGAGACTCCTCCAACCT CCTGAGCCCAGGTGGCCCGGGCCCCCCGCTCCCCCTGAGCAGCCCAGGCCTAGGCAAAAAGCGCAAAGTGTCCTTGCTTTTCGACCACCTGGAGACGGGGGAGCTGGCTCAGCATCTCACCTATCTGGAGTTCCGGTCCTTCCAGGCGATCACG ccccaggacctGCGGGGCTACGTTTTGCAGGGCTCCGTGCGGGGCTGCCCGGCCCTGGAGGGATCCGTAGGGCTCAGCAACAGCGTGTCCCGCTGGGTGCAGGTCATGGTGCTGAGCCGTCCCGGGCCCGCACAGCGCGCGCAAGTGCTGGACAAGTTCATCCAGGTGGCACAG AGTCTCTACCAGCTACAGAATTTCAACACACTGATGGCGGTCACCGGGGGCCTGTGTCACAGTGCAATCTCCAGACTCAAGGACTCCCATGCCCACCTGAGCCCTGACAGCACCAAG GCCCTGCTAGAGCTGTCTGAGCTTCTTGCTGCCCACAACAACTACGCCCGTTACCGCCGCACCTGGGCCGACTGCACGGGCTTCCGGCTGCCTGTCCTCGGTGTGCATCTCAAAGATCTGGTGTCCCTGCACGAGGCACAGCCTGATAGGTTGCCTGATGGCCGCCTGCACCTACCCAAACTCAACAACCTCTACCTGCGGCTGCAGGAGCTAGCCGCCCTCCAGAGGCAGCACCCCCCCTGCAGTGCTAGCGAGGACCTGCTGCATCTGCTCACG ctttcCCTGGATCTCTTCTACACGGAGGATGAGATCTATGAACTTTCTTACGCTCGAGAACCCCGCTGTCCCAAGAGTCTG cCACCCTCCCCCTTCAAGGCACCCCTGGTGGTGGAGTGGGCCCCTGGCGTGACACCCAAACCCGACAGGGTCACCCTGGGTCGGCATGTGGAGCAGCTGGTGGAG TCTGTGTTCAAGAATTATGACCCTGAAGGCCGAGGAACTATCTCTCAGGAGGACTTTGAGCGACTCTCAGGCAACTTCCCCTTTGCCTGCCATGGGCTTCACCCACCCCCCCGCCAGGG GAATGGCTCCTACAGCCGAGAAGAGCTGACGGGGTACCTGCTCCGGGCCAGCGCCATCTGCTCCAAGCTGGGCCTGGCCTTCCTGCATAGCTTCCATGAGGTCACCTTCCGCAAGCCCACCTTCTGTGACAGCTGCAGTGGCTTT CTCTGGGGCGTCACCAAGCAAGGCTACCGCTGTCGGG ACTGTGGGCTGTGTTGCCATAAACACTGCAGGGACCGCGTGAAGGTTGAGTGTAAGAAGAGGCCAGGGGTCAAGGGTGAtgtgagccccccaggagcccctgtcccACCTACCCCAGTTGCCCATGCTAGCTGTG GTCCAGAGGACAATCTCTCCTACACATTATCCCTGGAACCTGAAACAGGGTGCCACCTTTGCCATGCTTGGACCCAGACCGAACCCCCAAACCCTTCCTGGGAACCAGAGACG GTCCCCCTCCCAAAGACGGGCTCGCCGCCTGCCCAATCCTCCAAACTGAATTCCTAG
- the RASGRP4 gene encoding RAS guanyl-releasing protein 4 isoform X4 — protein MNRKDSKRKSHQECPGKTAGRGRPRQARRHKTCPSPREISKVMASMALGMLNEGGCSEDELLEKCIQSFDSAGSLRRGDHILNMVLAMHSWVLPSAHLAARLLTLYQEATGDTQELRRLQICHLVRYWLTQHPETVHQEPQLEEVIGRFWATVEEKGNSAQRSLGDSSNLLSPGGPGPPLPLSSPGLGKKRKVSLLFDHLETGELAQHLTYLEFRSFQAITPQDLRGYVLQGSVRGCPALEGSVGLSNSVSRWVQVMVLSRPGPAQRAQVLDKFIQVAQSLYQLQNFNTLMAVTGGLCHSAISRLKDSHAHLSPDSTKALLELSELLAAHNNYARYRRTWADCTGFRLPVLGVHLKDLVSLHEAQPDRLPDGRLHLPKLNNLYLRLQELAALQRQHPPCSASEDLLHLLTLSLDLFYTEDEIYELSYAREPRCPKSLPPSPFKAPLVVEWAPGVTPKPDRVTLGRHVEQLVESVFKNYDPEGRGTISQEDFERLSGNFPFACHGLHPPPRQGNGSYSREELTGYLLRASAICSKLGLAFLHSFHEVTFRKPTFCDSCSGFLWGVTKQGYRCRDCGLCCHKHCRDRVKVECKKRPGVKGDVSPPGAPVPPTPVAHASCGPEDNLSYTLSLEPETGCHLCHAWTQTEPPNPSWEPETVPLPKTGSPPAQSSKLNS, from the exons ATGAACAGGAAAGACAGCAAGAG GAAGTCCCACCAGGAATGCCCAGGAAAGACAGCAGGGCGGGGCCGGCCCCGACAGGCCCGGCGCCACAAGACGTGCCCCAGCCCCCGGGAAATCAGCAAGGTCATGGCTTCCATGGCTCTGGGCATGCTGAACGAGGGCGGCTGCAGCGAAGATGAGCTGCTGGAGAAATGCATCCAGTCCTTCG ACTCAGCTGGCAGCCTGCGCCGTGGGGACCACATTCTCAACATGGTACTGGCCATGCACAGCTgggtgctgccttctgcccaccTCGCTGCCCGTCTGCTGACCTT GTACCAGGAGGCCACAGGGGACACACAGGAGCTGAGGCGGCTGCAGATCTGTCACCTGGTCAG ATACTGGCTGACCCAACACCCTGAGACGGTACACCAAGAGCCTCAGTTAGAAGAGGTTATAGGTCGCTTCTGGGCCACTGTGGAGGAGAAGGGCAACTCTGCCCAGAGGAGCCTGGGAGACTCCTCCAACCT CCTGAGCCCAGGTGGCCCGGGCCCCCCGCTCCCCCTGAGCAGCCCAGGCCTAGGCAAAAAGCGCAAAGTGTCCTTGCTTTTCGACCACCTGGAGACGGGGGAGCTGGCTCAGCATCTCACCTATCTGGAGTTCCGGTCCTTCCAGGCGATCACG ccccaggacctGCGGGGCTACGTTTTGCAGGGCTCCGTGCGGGGCTGCCCGGCCCTGGAGGGATCCGTAGGGCTCAGCAACAGCGTGTCCCGCTGGGTGCAGGTCATGGTGCTGAGCCGTCCCGGGCCCGCACAGCGCGCGCAAGTGCTGGACAAGTTCATCCAGGTGGCACAG AGTCTCTACCAGCTACAGAATTTCAACACACTGATGGCGGTCACCGGGGGCCTGTGTCACAGTGCAATCTCCAGACTCAAGGACTCCCATGCCCACCTGAGCCCTGACAGCACCAAG GCCCTGCTAGAGCTGTCTGAGCTTCTTGCTGCCCACAACAACTACGCCCGTTACCGCCGCACCTGGGCCGACTGCACGGGCTTCCGGCTGCCTGTCCTCGGTGTGCATCTCAAAGATCTGGTGTCCCTGCACGAGGCACAGCCTGATAGGTTGCCTGATGGCCGCCTGCACCTACCCAAACTCAACAACCTCTACCTGCGGCTGCAGGAGCTAGCCGCCCTCCAGAGGCAGCACCCCCCCTGCAGTGCTAGCGAGGACCTGCTGCATCTGCTCACG ctttcCCTGGATCTCTTCTACACGGAGGATGAGATCTATGAACTTTCTTACGCTCGAGAACCCCGCTGTCCCAAGAGTCTG cCACCCTCCCCCTTCAAGGCACCCCTGGTGGTGGAGTGGGCCCCTGGCGTGACACCCAAACCCGACAGGGTCACCCTGGGTCGGCATGTGGAGCAGCTGGTGGAG TCTGTGTTCAAGAATTATGACCCTGAAGGCCGAGGAACTATCTCTCAGGAGGACTTTGAGCGACTCTCAGGCAACTTCCCCTTTGCCTGCCATGGGCTTCACCCACCCCCCCGCCAGGG GAATGGCTCCTACAGCCGAGAAGAGCTGACGGGGTACCTGCTCCGGGCCAGCGCCATCTGCTCCAAGCTGGGCCTGGCCTTCCTGCATAGCTTCCATGAGGTCACCTTCCGCAAGCCCACCTTCTGTGACAGCTGCAGTGGCTTT CTCTGGGGCGTCACCAAGCAAGGCTACCGCTGTCGGG ACTGTGGGCTGTGTTGCCATAAACACTGCAGGGACCGCGTGAAGGTTGAGTGTAAGAAGAGGCCAGGGGTCAAGGGTGAtgtgagccccccaggagcccctgtcccACCTACCCCAGTTGCCCATGCTAGCTGTG GTCCAGAGGACAATCTCTCCTACACATTATCCCTGGAACCTGAAACAGGGTGCCACCTTTGCCATGCTTGGACCCAGACCGAACCCCCAAACCCTTCCTGGGAACCAGAGACG GTCCCCCTCCCAAAGACGGGCTCGCCGCCTGCCCAATCCTCCAAACTGAATTCCTAG